A segment of the Thermodesulfobacteriota bacterium genome:
TATGGCAAAATTACATTGATCTTGTGGACGTGAGAAATGAAAACAAGAGACTTATGCTCGAAAATGCTCAACTCCGTCATGAAAATATGCAACTTCTAGAAGCTAAATTACAGAACGATAGGCTCAAGAAATTATTAGAATTTAAAGACTATGCGCAAGCTCGGACACTAACTGCAAATGTGATTGCAGGAAGCCCTTCCATAAATAGAACAGAGGTAGTAATCATTGATAAGGGTAATAATGATGGTATAAGTGAGGGAATGCCAATCGCAACATTCGAGGGAATTGTAGGAAGGGTTTATCTAGTCGGTGATAGAGACGCTGAAGTAATGTTGATTACAGATCCCTTGAGCGCTGTAGACGCATACATCCATCGAACCAGGGCCAGAGGAATCGTTAAGGGTACGGGCCTCGGATGTGTAATGGAATATATCGAGAGTAAAACAGACCTAAGTATAGGTGATAAAGTTATATCATCAGGAAAAGACGGATTTTTCCCTAAAGGTGTTGTCATAGGAACCGTAGAGGAAATCGAAAGAAAAGGTAATTTTCTAAGTGCCAAAGTATCCCCAAACGTGGAATTGAACTCACTAGAAGAGGTACTTGTAATACGTGATCCCTCGGACAAAATGGAATTAAATGAATAACGCAATTACTGCCATATTTTTTATCTCTCTGTCCCTGCTTTTTATTGTACTCCAATCTACTTTGCTTGCTCCAATCAAAATTGGAAGTTTTAGCCCAGACTTCAATCTA
Coding sequences within it:
- the mreC gene encoding rod shape-determining protein MreC, producing the protein MGFLKRHPLIIIILSLLLAVQVFSLSTDEKHMPAPFSKFILNLTYYPQKFTYEVTDSMINIWQNYIDLVDVRNENKRLMLENAQLRHENMQLLEAKLQNDRLKKLLEFKDYAQARTLTANVIAGSPSINRTEVVIIDKGNNDGISEGMPIATFEGIVGRVYLVGDRDAEVMLITDPLSAVDAYIHRTRARGIVKGTGLGCVMEYIESKTDLSIGDKVISSGKDGFFPKGVVIGTVEEIERKGNFLSAKVSPNVELNSLEEVLVIRDPSDKMELNE